One window of Candidatus Eisenbacteria bacterium genomic DNA carries:
- a CDS encoding PorV/PorQ family protein has product MIVTLGGLALMLPGLAGAAEIFEKVGTFDGQFLKISVGARAAGMGNAFVAVADDASAVFWNAAGIARIDPNKSQLSLNHATWVADLSFEQIGYVFHVKRIPGAFSVHARALTMDPMVETTAYQPDPVEGTGRTFDAGMMTAGLTYARSFTDKFSAGVTANFIHEGLAEFSQQTYAFDVGTLYDVGVLGMKIGMTISNIGSQVKFIEQEARIPAIFRVGSSLNLMQTADQHLIGSLEFSHPPDNAERLNVGTEYSFKDFIHLRGGYNINYDAEGLAGGVGFHFPVSVAGEAKLDYAYTDMQDLGGAHRFSLTFEF; this is encoded by the coding sequence ATGATCGTCACCCTCGGCGGGCTGGCACTGATGCTCCCGGGGTTGGCTGGCGCAGCCGAGATCTTCGAGAAGGTCGGGACGTTCGACGGCCAGTTCCTGAAGATCTCGGTGGGCGCCCGTGCGGCCGGGATGGGCAACGCGTTCGTCGCCGTCGCCGACGATGCGAGCGCCGTGTTCTGGAATGCGGCCGGAATCGCGCGCATCGACCCGAACAAGTCGCAGCTCAGCCTCAACCACGCCACCTGGGTGGCCGACCTGTCGTTCGAGCAGATCGGCTACGTCTTCCACGTGAAACGGATTCCCGGCGCCTTCTCGGTCCACGCCCGAGCGCTGACCATGGATCCCATGGTCGAGACCACGGCCTACCAGCCCGATCCGGTCGAAGGCACGGGGCGGACGTTCGACGCCGGCATGATGACGGCGGGACTGACGTACGCCCGGTCGTTCACCGACAAGTTCAGTGCGGGGGTGACCGCCAACTTCATCCACGAAGGTCTGGCGGAGTTCAGCCAGCAGACCTACGCCTTCGACGTCGGCACCCTTTACGACGTCGGTGTCCTGGGGATGAAAATCGGGATGACGATTTCGAACATCGGTTCGCAGGTGAAGTTCATCGAACAGGAGGCGCGCATCCCGGCCATCTTCCGTGTCGGCTCGTCGCTCAATCTCATGCAGACCGCCGACCAGCACCTGATCGGGTCGCTCGAATTCTCGCACCCGCCGGACAACGCGGAGCGCCTCAACGTCGGAACCGAATATTCGTTCAAGGACTTCATCCATCTGCGCGGCGGGTACAACATCAACTACGATGCCGAAGGGCTCGCGGGCGGCGTGGGCTTCCACTTCCCGGTGTCCGTGGCAGGAGAGGCCAAGCTCGACTACGCCTACACCGACATGCAGGACCTGGGAGGCGCTCATCGCTTCTCCCTCACCTTCGAGTTCTGA